In the genome of Chiloscyllium plagiosum isolate BGI_BamShark_2017 unplaced genomic scaffold, ASM401019v2 scaf_24967, whole genome shotgun sequence, the window TCAAGTATCATTTCCCGGATTCACTGCTGAGCTACACCCCCGCCTGCCGACTCAGTGCCTTCCTGCAAGGattcagcctccaactctccatctGGTTtaccatcgccttcacctttgaCCGCTTTGTAGCAATTTGCTGCAACAAATTGAAGAGCAGGTTTTGCACTGAAAGAAGTGCTAACGTGGTCATGTTCATTGTGAGTGCTCTTAGCATTCTGGTCAACATTCCCTTGCCTTTTCGCTATGAGCACACTCATGTTCTGAACAATGTACAGTGGGGCTGCCGCACCATCACTGCTTACCTCACTTCACCGGCCTGGGCAGCTCACCGATGGCTCACCAACATTTCAAACATGTTTCTTCCTATTCCCCTGCTCCTGCTGTTGAACACTTTCACCGTTGGCCATATCCTAGCAGCCAGCAGAGTTCGCCGGGCTCTGAAGTACAGCAGCTATGGTGCTGGGGAGATGGGCAGAGACCCCGAGCTGAAGAGCAGGAGGACCTCCATCATTCtgctcttcaccatctctggCTGCTTCATGGTGCTGTCGGTACCCATCACTGTCATTCATATCTGCGTCAGATTGACCCACATTACGTCTTTCCAAGTTTCAAACTCACTCTATGTAGCAATCAGGGCAGCGTTCCTGCTGATGTGCACCAGCTCCTGCACAAGCACTTGTATTTATGCACTGACCCAGAGGAGATTCAGAGAGGTGGTGAAGAACTTGCTGAAATCTCCTTATGCTCTACTCAGAAAGTTATGAAAATAATTTATATTGATGGGAGGAGTTGGTGGTTTAATGATAACCTCACTGGGCCAGCATTCTAAAACCCAAACTCATATCCTGGGGACATAGGTTGAAATTCCAACGTGGCAAATGAAGAATTTTCTATGCAAATAGCGCGA includes:
- the LOC122546536 gene encoding probable G-protein coupled receptor 139, which encodes MTVLILSQGKCGLSKGITHYMIAMATGDMMVLVFNVIVSQIFKYHFPDSLLSYTPACRLSAFLQGFSLQLSIWFTIAFTFDRFVAICCNKLKSRFCTERSANVVMFIVSALSILVNIPLPFRYEHTHVLNNVQWGCRTITAYLTSPAWAAHRWLTNISNMFLPIPLLLLLNTFTVGHILAASRVRRALKYSSYGAGEMGRDPELKSRRTSIILLFTISGCFMVLSVPITVIHICVRLTHITSFQVSNSLYVAIRAAFLLMCTSSCTSTCIYALTQRRFREVVKNLLKSPYALLRKL